In Colias croceus chromosome 12, ilColCroc2.1, one genomic interval encodes:
- the LOC123696430 gene encoding cationic amino acid transporter 2-like — translation MGGKWAGFCGTLRRRRVFEPEQLEEGNLKRCLSVWDLTALGLGSTLGVGVYVLVGSVALHLAGPAIVLSFLIAAVASMFAGICYAEFGARVPRAGSAYIYTYVTMGEFVAFVVGWNMILEAVFGTASIARGLSMYVDSMVNQSMSAGFESIAPITVQPFSAYFDFFAFAVVIVLGVLLAIGVRESTFVNNAFALINMAVILFIVIAGAFKADVTNWSIPATEVGEGFGTGGFAPYGVRGVLRGAAVCFYGFVGFDSISAAGEEVKDPRRSIPISILVVLVIVFISYASVATVVTMMVPYYMQDVVASVATVFSQVGWEWARWVVAVGAVFGISASLFGAMFPLPRLLYAMSSDGLLLHWLSRVRANKTPVIATLLPTAVIAVLSAILDLQELVMMMCVGTLLSYTIVAACVILLRYRSDSTSINKRNFVKIALGYGEKYPTKTTSNVIKLILLLFVCLCFASALILTRIENPLIPAAILHCAGFLLIVAMALQPQNKEELAFKTPLVPLVPCVSMYVNITLMVLLSVHTWLRVLAWVAIGIPIYIICVCCYKRKEESEGDIEESHVGQNGKPTVQIFVESPTPPDTIKHSNNGGDIQTDEQDNTMVIQQENIKKMPIITEDVIMQQSYIEDNEEKEAKIIDLLDQVIQAEEESYGEIISLKDHTEDEASVHEPHRKSISELSDAGSDASLGNQVLSKYDVIAQVHREDLPKLEEEEEKSDKPIDDDRDNRDDVDNDTVIIRVHNVDDNEDLNESDSRTDESGYSDTLDKSPLNELFEEKEQYHIPIPPPLDENFFTSPTFKKAYTISSRPTKNQRSKELEEETKPRESVQSNGSCDDGTMIFGSDKQINFMSKLNNIFQNKMSTENENGDEKRTRSHSTGNVVENTDLNVLNRERPQLFYDLKKEILSKETAHNLKHVNVEDKETESDNEDDNVSLNREELKSKLENIFASGGPPIKPRLMKSNPPTPEESYQTDTSSIESIPKMPKIEKNDTLKRQKAKFGEVLNSFRLTLKDDQV, via the exons ATGGGTGGTAAATGGGCGGGGTTCTGCGGGACTCTGCGACGGCGACGGGTCTTCGAGCCGGAGCAGTTGGAAGAGGGGAATCTTAAAAG ATGCCTCTCAGTATGGGACCTCACAGCCTTGGGCCTGGGCAGCACTCTTGGGGTCGGCGTGTACGTGCTGGTTGGCTCCGTAGCTCTGCACCTCGCGGGACCAGCTATAGTGCTGTCGTTCCTTATAGCTGCTGTTGCTTCTATGTTTGCAG gtATATGTTACGCAGAGTTCGGTGCTCGCGTGCCCAGAGCGGGCTCTGCGTACATTTACACGTACGTGACTATGGGGGAGTTTGTAGCCTTCGTGGTGGGCTGGAATATGATCCTTGAAGCTGTTTTTG GCACAGCAAGCATAGCCCGGGGTCTGAGTATGTATGTGGACTCGATGGTGAACCAGAGCATGTCGGCGGGGTTCGAGTCGATCGCACCGATAACTGTTCAGCCGTTTTCAGCGTATTTCGACTTTTTTGCTTTTGCGGTCGTTATTGTTTTGGGAG tgTTACTAGCGATCGGTGTCCGCGAATCGACGTTTGTAAACAACGCGTTTGCGCTCATCAACATGGCGGTCATTTTGTTCATTGTGATCGCGGGAGCGTTTAAAG CGGACGTCACAAACTGGAGTATCCCCGCTACAGAAGTGGGCGAAGGCTTCGGCACCGGGGGCTTCGCCCCGTACGGGGTGCGCGGGGTGCTGCGGGGGGCTGCTGTGTGCTTCTATGGGTTCGTGGGCTTCGATAGCATTAGCGCTGCGGGGGAGGAg GTAAAGGACCCGCGTCGTTCCATCCCCATATCAATCCTAGTTGTCCTTGTGATAGTGTTCATATCGTATGCGAGTGTGGCCACCGTTGTTACTATGATGGTGCCGTATTATATGCAG GATGTAGTGGCATCAGTGGCGACTGTGTTCAGCCAAGTGGGGTGGGAGTGGGCGAGGTGGGTCGTTGCTGTTGGGGCTGTTTTTGGGATCTCTGCTAG TTTATTCGGCGCCATGTTCCCTCTCCCCCGCCTGCTATACGCGATGTCTTCAGACGGACTATTACTGCATTGGCTCAGCAGAGTTCGAGCAAACAAGACGCCTGTGATAGCTACCCTACTGCCTACTGCTGTTATTG CTGTGCTATCGGCTATTTTGGATCTCCAAGAGCTGGTGATGATGATGTGTGTCGGAACCCTACTATCATATACTATTGTAGCCGCTTGTGTTATATTGCTTCG ATACCGTTCAGACTCTACATCAATAAACAAACGCAACTTTGTCAAGATAGCCCTGGGTTATGGAGAAAAATATCCAACTAAAACAACTtctaatgttattaaattgatattacttttatttg TATGCCTTTGTTTCGCGTCAGCGCTAATATTAACGCGAATAGAGAATCCACTCATACCGGCGGCCATATTGCATTGTGCGGGATTTTTGCTAATTGTTGCGATGGCTCTGCAGCCGCAGAATAAAGAGGAGTTGGCTTTTAAG ACTCCCCTAGTGCCGCTGGTCCCATGTGTCAGCATGTACGTGAACATCACGCTCATGGTGCTCCTCAGTGTGCACACGTGGCTACGGGTGCTGGCCTGGGTCGCTATCG GAATACCAATCTACATTATTTGTGTCTGCTGCTACAAGAGAAAAGAAGAGAGCGAGGGAGATATAGAAGAGTCACACGTGGGTCAGAACGGGAAACCGACCGTTCAGATATTTGTGGAATCGCCCACACCTCCCGATACTATAAAGCATAGTAACAACGGAGGTGACATACAAACAGACGAACAGGATAACACGATGGTTATACAACAGGAAAATATCAAGAAAATGCCGATCATAACAGAAGATGTAATAATGCAACAATCATACATAGAAGATAACGAAGAGAAAGAAGCCAAAATAATTGATCTACTCGATCAAGTGATACAAGCTGAGGAAGAGTCGTATGGAGAAATTATCAGCTTAAAAGATCACACGGAAGATGAAGCTTCGGTACATGAGCCTCATAGGAAGTCGATCAGTGAACTGTCGGATGCTGGGTCAGATGCATCTCTGGGTAATCAAGTATTATCTAAATATGATGTCATTGCGCAAGTGCATAGAGAAGATTTGCCTAAACTCGAAGAGGAAGAGGAAAAAAGCGATAAACCGATAGATGATGATAGAGATAACAGAGATGATGTAGACAATGATACAGTTATAATAAGAGTACATAATGTGGACGATAATGAAGATTTAAATGAGAGTGATTCGAGAACAGACGAATCCGGGTACTCAGATACGTTGGATAAATCACCTCTCAATGAATTATTTGAGGAAAAAGAACAATACCACATTCCGATACCACCACCACTAGACGAAAATTTCTTTACAAGTCCCACATTTAAAAAGGCTTACACGATTTCCTCTCGACCAACTAAAAACCAAAGATCGAAAGAATTAGAAGAAGAAACTAAACCAAGAGAAAGTGTTCAGTCCAACGGTTCCTGTGACGATGGAACAATGATATTCGGCAGTGACAAACAAATTAACTTCATGTccaaactaaataatatatttcaaaataaaatgtcgACAGAAAATGAAAATGGCGACGAAAAGCGAACAAGGTCGCATTCAACTGGCAATGTTGTGGAAAATACTGATTTAAATGTTCTAAATAGGGAAAGACCACAACTATTCTACGATTTGAAGAAAGAAATACTGTCCAAAGAAACTGCACATAATCTAAAACATGTAAATGTAGAAGACAAAGAAACAGAATCAGATAATGAAGATGATAATGTCAGTTTGAATAGAGAAGAATTAAAATCGAAGTTGGAGAATATCTTCGCGTCTGGAGGTCCGCCAATAAAACCGAGGTTAATGAAATCAAACCCGCCAACTCCTGAAGAATCGTACCAAACAGACACATCCAGTATTGAAAGTATACCAAAAATGCCAAAAATTGAGAAAAACGATACTTTAAAAAGACAGAAAGCGAAATTCGGGGAAGTGCTGAACTCTTTTCGATTAACTTTGAAAGACGATCAAGTgtag